ACACTTGCCGAAAGGCTTCGTGCTGCttaatgttttaaaatgagaaaaaatcagCTCAATGCATTTGATACTATATTGGCTTACAGCAAATTGGTAAATGGTCCTGTgccaaattatttaaattgtgatatttgaaacttAGTAAACATTTCTAGCATCCTTTATCGATAACTTATTTTGTTATTCATGCTAAAAAGTATGAATTCATGGAATATATTCActgctttgataaagtttgtgtgcaatTTGTAATAGTAAGTGTACGAGCGTAAGTGCTAACTCTACAGCATGTGGAGGGGTCACAGTCCAAATCAAATTGTAATAACTTGGCTCGGTTATTGAACTCTCCGTTtcgagagtggggatttggtcGAGAGGTTCTATCTGTGgattctccgctaggtgactggctgTGGTttattgtgagttcgaatctgaTCGAAAACTCACCGTAATTTACCATTAGTAATGAACTGGGAAAGgcagttttattttatattactGTTAATGATAAACAGAGAAACAATGTGAACTTGAACTGTGTGCAGTCTACtaacaaataaaaatgtgtgTGCAACAGTTTTAGATTGTTGCCTGTCGTTGTCTGTACTCAGACATTTCAATATTATACTCTCATACCAGCCGGGATCGATACAACAACTCAAACCTTGAATTGGTGTGTGGCGTACTTGGTAAACTATCCCGATGTTCAGGCGAAAGTACACAAAGAAATAGATGATGTCATCGGAAAAGATCGGTTACCATTGTTGTCCGACAAGACTAAATTACCGTACTGCGAAGCTGTCATCCACGAAGTAATGAGAATCAGAACTATTGCACCGCTCAACCTACCACGTGAAACTACGGAGAACACTTTTATTGGTAGGTCTTTCACCTTCTTGTAAACAATCGAAGCAAGTACGTATATTGTATGCTAATTTTGAAGAGTAAATAGAAGGGTTTCTATTGACGTTTCGCCTATCGGGGGTTGTACATACTAATGAACTCTTGCTTTTCGTTTAGCAGGAGTGATTTCCTAAACTTTGGAAAGTGCAGTCATTTtcgttttttacaaaaattaccaTTATTTCAGGCATATAGTATTTGATGAGAGGGGATAAAAATTAATTGAACAATTTGTCTGCATAGTTTCCCAGGACTATTTGATTTTCTAGATGCCTGAATACTGCCATATCCAATCCCATAGGTGGCTATAACATACCGAAAGGGACCCAAATATGGACAAACCTATGGAGTCTACACATGGATGAGAAATACTGGAAGGAGCCTGAGAAATTTTGCCCAGGTGTGTTGAATCGAAAATGTTTATTAAAATAGCAGTGTTTTTGACAAGGCCATTGTGAAGCAAATATGGATTGATAATAAGTACATTCTCCTGCCTACCAAATAAAAGATAGCAACATAAAAACAAGCTAATGTAGCACTTAAATGAACGTTTCTACCTTTAAGAAATATACACTGTTTTATAAAGTTTGACTGGATATGATACAAAATTACTGATGACAGCGACAGAAGGAGATGTTGCGATCAAACATAAGTTGAAGGTCAAAGTATACCGTATCTGAGGTCATAACCATTTGCATATACTAATTTGGTTAGGACAACATTCACTTATAACTTGTTCACTTGATAATAATATTAAATGGCATAACAATCATATGGTACCTTTAGTTCATTCTGTTCAGGGCAGACTATACCTTGACacacaaaatcatgaaaaaccACTGATATTAGTAAAGTGCGTAAAGAAGGTACacacatttttatgtttttcctATAGAACGATTCTTAGACGACGAAGGCAATGTTCAGAAAAGACAAGAGAGCTACCTACCTTTTTCCGCTGGACGTCGTATGTGCCTAGGAGAGATTTTGGCAAGgaataatttgtttctgataCTCACCTGTTTGTTTCAGCAGTTTACTTTATCGCCGGTCAAAGGAAAAGGGAAGCCACGCCTGGACCCGACCTTTAAAAATCTTGCCACTAGATGTATCCCCTTTGAAGTTGTCGCCAATGAACGCATTCTGGGCAAGCGGATTCAAAGGCTTGAATTAGCTGGTTCTGAAACAACTTGATTCAGTAGATGATGGTCAACAAAATTATCCATCGCCGAACGAAATCGGAAATGATGAATGCGTGCATTCTGAATCAGTTGATTTCACACATGAAAAAAGCACGTAAtgtcattattattttatttgcaaatacatgtaaaactgtAATCCTCCCTAGTGTATTTAATGTGGGGTAGCAGATATTAGTAGCCTTACAGACCAATCTGAATTTTTTCTCGTAAATCGCTATTTCTCCCATATTCTTTTCAAACTATGTTTCTAGTAGTCAATATCCTATGATAAAGCAGGCGATAACAGTTTATGCCAGCAAAATCAGATGCTGATTGAACATAGAAAGTAAAACTGAAGAGTAATTCCCTTTTCGCGGATTCGGACTCGTTTCTCTCACTCGCAATCGTAACACTGGGTCCACTACGTATCTGGAATGTCAATATTATGTCATGTGTATCATTAACAATTCTGATACATGCATTCATCTTCAAAAGTCAGCTGGATCAAATAGAGAGGCGATTCTATGCCAACACGAAAAGGAAACACTTGCGGCAGAGTGAAACCCCAAATCATCTGACTGACTTTGAATGACCAGTAGCTTAAAGAAATATTCATTACCgcggaaaaatgacaaaacagcTAGTGTCTAGCGACAACACGCGTAATAACTCTGCTAAAGCGTGGTCCTGCTTTCCAATAATGAAATGAGAGAGAGGATGGCCATTGTTCCAAATAATGAAATCAGAGAGAGGATGCCATTTTGTAGCAGGGTGATTGTGTACCTTGATTAGAAGTCTCGTAATTGCTCTGCTGCTAATAATTGCCACATTATGGGTTTTGCCgccaatttgtttgtttttgtttctttacttgcATACTCGTTGGTCGTCTTATTGTCTCTTCCGACGTCTCTTTCGTCCGTATGTCGTTTGTCCCTTCGTTTATCTTTTTGTCTTTGTGTTCCTTGTTAACACATCCTCGGTTAGGGAGACTTTACCATGCCTACAACAGTGTTCGAAATTCGTGGAAAATATCAACCAGTCaacaggactggtaactttaaaaagttgcctgtcctgccaaaaaCTTGCCAGTCCTGATATTATGCCTTGCAATGAAACGTAATCAAATACAATTAAGAGTTACCTATACTGTAATAGGCTATTACCTTGTCTGTAAAAGATGGTATGGAATCATCTTCCTCTGTCAATAACCTTtacttgtaaacaaaccataaatTGCAAGGTACATATACGCACAATACGTGAGTACTTTACTTTGTATTCACAATGCGTACTGTCATTTTCCATGTATAACAGAATACAATCATATATTTAAAGTCATGAGTCTGGGAGGAAACAGGTGCACAATGTACACAGTTTTGCATTAGCATGAGCGTTTCTGAACAGTTTTATAGACAGCTTATCAAATGTTGCAGTGTTCattgattgcagtatcttttcCACTACCGAGTCACGTGGAGCAGCATTTTTTTTGCATCGAGGTATTGTTTGGCATATTTATGCCCCGCTGAAGTTTCATGTGTTTTAGGGCCCCGTGTTTGAGATTTGTAGAGACTCTACCGAATGAACTATTCGAGTATTTTTTGTACTTGTCAGCAAGTTTTAGGCAATGGGCGCCTACACAGTTCTGCATAATTTGCAGTACAACTTCTGCTCGCGAGCACTATCGTCGATAACTAACAGTAGTAATGGCTGTGGTATAGTCCACACATCTCGCGAGATTTGTGTCCTCTCGTGTAGCGCGAGAGTTGAGAACTGTCATGCTTCTAGTGAGTTATATGGAGGTCATGACCTTAGAAAAGACCCcctattatgcaaatgaaattaGCTAGTCCCTCTCATTGGTCCGTtcaaataccgcaaaggatatTGGGATGGCCGTACCCTTTTCTGATTGGTTAACTGGTTAATATATGCAAAACAAGAGTATATAAGTAGCAAGAGGGCCAGCTGAGGGCCAATTCAGCTCAGGCGTTCatccaaacaacaacaacagctcaACTATTCAAGCTATGGCTACTCCTATACTATCACCAAGACTACTGGAAGAGGGATGGCGCAAGTGTTATTCAGTGAAGGCTGAACGTCCGTATTACTTTAATGTAAAGACCAACACCAGCGTCTGGACAATGCCAACCCTCTCTGACCAAGATGAGAGGTTTGCTGATGTTCCTGGAAGGAAGAGCCCCGACTTGCCAGAGCCTACTCAGGAAGTGCCCATGCCTGATCAGACTCAGTCCAGTCAGTCATCAGTTGCTGCTTTGGTCCCTCAACCTTCCAAGCCTGGCGCAACTAGTCATGCAGGTGAGAGACAATTCAGATTTCTTCTGCGTGACACAGAGACGTCAGCTCGGATTGTGAGTGTGCAGATGTACAAGGGAAATGTGTACGTTGGAATACGTGAATTCTTCAAGAAACCCGACACTGGAGAACTGATACCAACAAAGAAGGGaatcaatttgaatttgatcAGTGGAATCGCTGAAATGTATCATGCAGAGTATTGATGATGCTGCTAAGACACTGACATGCAATTGACTTGGAACTCACAGACCCGTCTTTCGTCCTTTTTTCAGAGCCTTCTTCAGCGATATGCCAAATGACTTGGACAGGCAAGTGGCAAGGAGAGTGGCCAAATATGTCTACGCCAAGCTCATTCTGGACGAAGTCAATGCCATCATCAATCAAAACTGTGAGGGATGCAAGGAAGATTACCCATCTCAGAGAGACCATGAGTGCCTGTACTATGGCAATGCCCCTGCAGGTCAACGGGAAGCGATCATCAAATACTTTACTGATGCTGCCAAACGAGTCAACATGTTGGCTGTGCAGAAGTCTGTTCTCGCCATGGCTGAACTGTGTTACATCACCCTGGATCATAATGTTCCACTCGGATTACTTGATCTTGATGATCTCTTGGAGTTACTGTACTATCGCTGGAGTGAAGACCCTGAAGGATGTTATCAAGCTTTATCGGACAGTCTGTCTGTTTACGGAATGGTTTTATGCAATGACATGATTACCGCagtttgttcaaaatttggttctGCAAGCAATTAATCTCTTCGATTTCCTTCACGttctaaatgattttttttcggaCATTTCAAGTTTGCCTAGGACACTGAGAGACACttgcaataaaaaaaaaggtgttgtgtttcatgttttttggccttgttaaattttgttaactttgagaaaataaaatttactgttattgtttaaaatgaaaatctatAACTTGTCTGTCTATACTCTTTGTATGATTGTTTTGATGAATGAGTATGTTTAAttgccccccccctcccccttccCCCCTTTATGGCCCCTCatctctgagaaaaaaaaatcagacgcAGATGCTTGgtattttcaattgaacaagtttgaaaatttattgaacacCAACAGGAAAGCCAACACAAGAACTAGTaacaatgtaatgaatatgactTCTAAGTCAAACGAGTCTGTAAAAAGTTAAcatcataaatgtcaaaatcaacaccagtcaatttttcaatgaaatcattcacGAGAAAGTCATTAAAAGTCAAGTCCTCAGTAAACTGCTTCACAATGTTCGACATGGACCATCCCCGGCAACGATGTAGCAGATAGTAAAGGACGTATTGTCCACACACTGAAGAAAGAGGTCCCTGGAGCCTTTGTCTGTTATAGATCCAGTCGAGGGAGTTCCTGTTGAGGAATGCCTTGAAAGGTGTCCTGTTGGGTGGACGTCCGTACGAATCGAAATATTCACCACGGTTGCTATCGGCAAAGTAGAAAGCCACCCAGTGTTTCCCTGGTTGGGTACTTGGGTCCACATTGGCCACAAAGGCAGCAGGATAGGACTTTAGTCTGGTCTTAGGCAGTCGGTCTGATGGTTTCACCCCGGCAAAAGATGATGCAGTGTATCGATCTGTACTCAAGATCTCTTTCAACTTTAACGTGTCCATCTTTCACTGGAGTCGATGAATCAACTTCAGTAATCAAAGAGGATGTTGCGGTCTCTGTCGATTTCAATGATGTTATCCAGTTCGCCATACACGAGTAAATTCACAGTATTTGGCAGGGCTTGTCTGAACTGCAGTTCGATGCCCAGGTTGCCTTCTTTGACCAGGTTCAAATGTCCTCCGTCGGCAGACAAGTCGGTGTGAGATCAAATGCAAACAGTGTGTATCCATTGTCGTTTCATAGCGATTGATGTTGATTCCTTCATCCCTGCCTATTTTATTCGTCCCGGTAAACAGGGAATAGTAGGCCATGATGAATGATTGACCACCTGCTTTGGTGAAGTCCAGTTTCAGGGGTTTGCTCGGAACTTGCTTTCCACTGACATTAAGGACCAGCGACGTCATGTCGTAATGTTTGAAGTTGAAAGGATTCTTCTTGTATGAACCGTTGAAGGCATCGTTGTCCACCAGACCCAAGACCACACGTTTAGGTAGCTGTCCCAGAAAGATGTGGTCTTTGTTGAAGGACATGGTGCCTCCAGGAATAGACAgaaccttcatcacacaacgatGTATGGGATACTTGGACGGTCCCTGCTTTAAAGCTTCTGCATGGCCCAGCTGTACCGATGGACTGAGTTTTATTTTCCTGATCAGAAGTGTGGCTTCGGTGACTACAGCTTTGAAGCCTGGATTTTCTGCAGAGCTCACAAGGGAGAAGGCATTCTTGCTTCTATTGAGTTTGAGACGTAATTCGACACCATTCATTAGGTACTTGGGCTGAAAGAAGAGATCCGAATGGATGGGTCCTACCATATCAACAACTTGACTGCCAGACGTGAAGGCATATCGGTTTTTCAGTCCCTTGTTCACTTCTCCACCTTCTTTAGTGGGGTCCACTTCATCCATTTTCAAGTGATAGTCCTTGAAGAATAGGGCTGAACCGATATGGGTGTCTTTGGCCTCCTTACCATAATTCAACAAGGTCTCCAACATCGCTCGGTAGGGGTAAGTAGGGGAAGGGTTGGATATCATTTTGCCATTGAGGTGTACATCCACCTGGCTGAACAGTGAATGGAGCCACAAGTTGACGGGACCCACTGCTGCATCTGCACCAAGGTTAGTACCATCAACTTTTGTAATCTTGGCCTTGATCAGAAGGAGTGTTGAGGACAGATCGATGTAGTCTTCCCCTGAACCCGAAATCACAAATTCGATGGGTCCCGATTCCACAATGTGGGTCAGGGGATGCACTTCTTCCCATTGTCCCTCTTCCACACTGGTCTGCGTTGGAGGAACTGTGAACAAGTCAAGTTCACTCTTGGTACACTCGCAGGAGTGTTCGTGAAGAAATGCCATGTTAGTCAAAAATGTCAGGAGATCTTCTCTTTCGCTTGGCTTTGGAGGAAATGACTCTTCGTTTCGGAGCTTTACGTTTTATACCGCCGCCTTGGGGAACTGAGTATCTGGAACCCCTGCCTGTCATCAACTGTTTCCGGCTTCCACCAACCGTCGTTTTGCCGAGTGCTTGATGTTACGTCCACTGAGTGCATCACCTGCAATGTTGAGTCCCGTTTTCAGCATCTGTCTCCCTAGGACTTTCGCACCTTGTTTGAGCAGTGGTGTGGCTGCACGGAAGAGGCCTCCCAAAATACCGCCCAAGCCATATCCTCTCTGCATGGCTGCCCCCTGGAAAGATGCTCCATTTCCCACCTGATCCAAATAAAACTTCTTGTATGTGGCCGGGTTGCTTTCATAGATTTTACGTCTATATGGCATGGTTCAGGCTACAATAGTGTAGGGCGTCGTTTTCTGAAGGCTAGTGTCACGATCACTTTCCCACCTTGAAATGGCACTTTCTGACCCATGTCGTCTCTTATGTAGACTTCTACCGTATCAAATTCACGGTTTCTCAGGGGAAGAAAGTATGGCGTGTGGAAGGTGCGGTTGATCATCTGTCCATGGATCCCTTCCACATTTTCTATTCTCAACAGGGGTGCAAAGGTATCCCACCAACTGGTCGTCCACTAGGTCGCAATACACATACAGAGAAGAGAGGTTTCGAAGACTGAACATGAAAGGTGCATTGTTCTTCTGCCTCAAGATGGTATTGGGATGAAATCCCATGATTTCAGCCAGACCTGGTAGAAAGTAGAGGCTGGTACCGTCACTCACATCAGCGGTTACTTTTCTTGACACCGGGTCGAAAGTCAGCTGGACGTTGTCCGTAAACCTTGCTCTCTCAGAGTGGCCAGTATACTTCCAAAATCATCGTAATAACCTGCAGGTATTTTGACAAGTGTTTTTCTATGATCTTGAATTTCGTACGCCAATAAGTTTCTGCCCTCGACCACATTGTACCAAGAGAAAGGGTAGTGTATGTCCATCAAGGCCACTTCCCAGTTGCCCCGCAGAGAAATGTGTTTGGGTAATTTCACAGTGTAGCCTGTCACTGCATTGTCTGGGAAAACATCCATCGATGCATTGCTCGGTAGCGTCATGAAAAACGGATGTTCAGCCATGATGAAAGTGGGGGTCAGACTGTGACTGTCCAGACAGAGTCACCCCTCTTATAGTTTTGTCAGATCCCTGACCCAACTATTGAATTTGGATGGCCAACCATACCACTTGACCAGATATTCAGTCTTGCCCTTTCTCTTTCTTGTTTCGAGTATTTTTTCCACTCTGAAGACATCGTCCTCTTCTTGACAACTTTTTGTAGTTCTTGTTCATAGAAAGTACCTTCTAATTCCTCCTCATCAAAATCTTTCAGCTTGTAAAGAGGTGGTCGACTGGAGATCCTTCTCGACACAGTGAAGATTTCTTCTGTCCAATTTGGCAGATAACCTTTCTTGAACATACGTTTAGTTTTGCTGATTCTCACTTGTTCTCCCACactgaatttgaatttcatctTTGTCTGTTCAGTGTCACTGTACAGAGTATCCAACACCTCGTTTTCATTGGTCTTGTTGACAGACGCTGGTTTTCTCTTGATGCTGCGATGCCAAGTGTTGTTGTAAGATTGCATTAGCTGAGGAAGCACCGATAGGTAGCTTAGGGTGTTGTTTCTGGTAAAGTACTTCCACATTTTAGTTTTCAGCGTACGATTGAAACGCTCAACCACAGAAGCTTTCGTTTCATTTCCGGTGGTGAAAAATttccagaaatttctgaaatagaTGGATCAGGAATTCTTTGCCTTGATCCATTTGCAGTTTTTCTGGTTTCGTCCAGTCTTCAAAATCTGTTCAAACGCTGCCACCAAAGTGGCCCCTCGTTTGTCTTTCAAGGGAATGGCCCAGGCATACTTGGACAAAATGTCAATGCAGGTGAGGATGTATCGGAACCCTGAATTGTATTTTGCTAGTGAACTGACATCAGCAAGATCGGCTTGCCACTGTTGATCCATTCCACCAACAATACTCTAGCCCTTGGAAACTTCCAGCTCACTGGTTTGTGTAATGTGTAAGTGTCCTGATGTTGCATCCATTCTCTCACTTTCTGACGGGTGGTCTTTATTCCCTTCTCTTTTGCAGCACGGTAAACAGCATCGATTCCTCCAAAACTTGCGGAATGACTTGGATCGTAATACACCTGGCTGAGGTGCTGATCCAAGTCCGTCAATTTGGTCACAGGTTTCATGTTTGATGACTATAGATCCAGAACAGCAAGCACAGAGGCACCTCACCCGTTTGAGGACATCGCCAAGGGATAGAGAAGGTGGACAACACTCCATGACAAATGTCTCCTTTGGAATGACTATCATCGAATTGTAGAGTGATGTTTTAAAAGTTGAGCCAATTCCCTGTCATGGATGATCGATGTCGTGGTCTTGCAGCGGTTGAAGTGACAGGACGTATCTCCCTCcttatctttttctttttagcGGGTGATTGTCCAGCAAACACTCCATGGtcaccttcttcatcatcaCCTCTTGGCTGAAACAATCCTTTTGATTTTCGCTGAGACTGAATCCAGTTCCATCTTTCCTTGTTGCCAATCAGATCTTGTGGTACATTCATGTCAGACAGCACTCGGGCAAATTGTTGCCACCCTCTAGGAGTGAATGTTTTCCTCCGACGTAAAGTGTCGTTGATGAGGTCTACCATATGAGTTCCAGGTAAGGGATTACCATCATACGTTAATTCCCCTTTCTCATTCCAATCCACGGAATCATGCTGTCTCACTTTCTGAAGGAGCAAGTGTGCTTTTCGTCGGAGGGATTTTGGCACACTTTCCATCACATCTTGCTCCACACTATCCGAGGGCTTTGGCTTGTCTATGCCTTCCTCTTCTGTGTTCTTATCTAAGGGAGACCCTGAAGACGACACAGCGGTAGTGGTACCTGTTGAAGTTTCAGAGGGGAGGATGCTGATTTTAACAGGTTCCTTCCTTTT
The DNA window shown above is from Ptychodera flava strain L36383 chromosome 5, AS_Pfla_20210202, whole genome shotgun sequence and carries:
- the LOC139133635 gene encoding uncharacterized protein F54H12.2-like; its protein translation is MAFLHEHSCECTKSELDLFTVPPTQTSVEEGQWEEVHPLTHIVESGPIEFVISGSGEDYIDLSSTLLLIKAKITKVDGTNLGADAAVGPVNLWLHSLFSQVDVHLNGKMISNPSPTYPYRAMLETLLNYGKEAKDTHIGSALFFKDYHLKMDEVDPTKEGGEVNKGLKNRYAFTSGSQVVDMVGPIHSDLFFQPKYLMNGVELRLKLNRSKNAFSLVSSAENPGFKAVVTEATLLIRKIKLSPSVQLGHAEALKQGPSKYPIHRCVMKVLSIPGGTMSFNKDHIFLGQLPKRVVLGLVDNDAFNGSYKKNPFNFKHYDMTSLVLNVSGKQVPSKPLKLDFTKAGGQSFIMAYYSLFTGTNKIGRDEGININRYETTMDTHCLHLISHRLVCRRRTFEPGQRRQPGHRTAVQTSPAKYCEFTRVWRTG
- the LOC139133636 gene encoding uncharacterized protein — encoded protein: MWKYFTRNNTLSYLSVLPQLMQSYNNTWHRSIKRKPASVNKTNENEVLDTLYSDTEQTKMKFKFSVGEQVRISKTKRMFKKGYLPNWTEEIFTVSRRISSRPPLYKLKDFDEEELEGTFYEQELQKVVKKRTMSSEWKKYSKQERERARLNIWSSGMVGHPNSIVGSGI